The following proteins are encoded in a genomic region of Flammeovirga pectinis:
- a CDS encoding Pathogenesis-related transcriptional factor and ERF protein, with the protein MLYKIKLKNADDHVLLSSTAYDFIEGNEYYKQLKVLENLRLHASGYVFFQKNYPKPNGGYQNITIYLHKLIAEKYVEQQESQKRLFVRIKNGNPLDCREKNLEWATMAELRRNQKHHHNKTGYRGVVKVSKNTYRSVLYSKGERFDLGLFPSAESAAQAYNKKSQELFGKTKSLNKVEEADETEVITIL; encoded by the coding sequence ATGCTTTATAAGATTAAGCTAAAAAATGCCGATGATCATGTACTACTGTCTAGTACAGCTTATGATTTTATTGAAGGGAATGAGTACTATAAACAACTTAAGGTACTCGAAAATTTACGTCTACATGCAAGTGGTTATGTGTTTTTTCAAAAGAATTATCCTAAGCCAAATGGTGGGTATCAAAACATTACAATTTACTTGCATAAATTAATTGCGGAGAAATATGTTGAGCAACAAGAATCTCAAAAAAGACTTTTTGTTCGCATAAAAAATGGGAACCCTCTAGATTGTAGAGAAAAAAATCTAGAATGGGCTACTATGGCTGAGTTACGTAGAAACCAGAAACACCACCATAACAAGACTGGTTATAGAGGGGTTGTTAAGGTAAGTAAGAACACCTACAGGTCTGTTCTTTATTCTAAAGGTGAACGATTTGACCTTGGGTTATTCCCTAGTGCAGAATCTGCCGCTCAAGCATATAATAAAAAATCACAAGAGCTTTTTGGTAAAACAAAGAGTTTAAACAAAGTAGAAGAAGCTGATGAAACTGAAGTAATTACAATTTTATAA
- the fmt gene encoding methionyl-tRNA formyltransferase produces MEKNLKIVFMGTPDFAVPSLQVLVENGYNVVGVITAPDKPAGRGRKLQSSPVKQYAESVGLHIMQPTNLKNEAFQQELKALEVDLQIVVAFRMLPEAVWDMPRIGTFNLHGSLLPDYRGAAPINWAIINGEKVTGVTTFFLQHEIDTGDVILQQEEPILEEDTVGDVYGRLMQVGGELVLKTVQLVEKGDYETTPQKIVGEPKMAPKIFKETCKVDFSKDTATVYNFIRGLSPYPAAWTEILGKTYKLFKVSKVYDATLEANADGFVTDNKSYFYIKTADGFISVDEWQMQGKKRMELKAFLLGTKF; encoded by the coding sequence ATGGAAAAGAATTTAAAAATAGTATTCATGGGAACGCCAGATTTTGCCGTTCCTTCGTTACAAGTTCTCGTTGAAAACGGATACAATGTAGTTGGTGTAATTACAGCTCCTGATAAACCTGCAGGAAGAGGTCGTAAATTACAATCGTCTCCAGTAAAGCAATATGCTGAGTCTGTTGGTTTACATATTATGCAACCAACAAATTTAAAAAATGAAGCGTTTCAGCAAGAATTAAAGGCATTAGAAGTAGACCTGCAAATTGTGGTTGCTTTTAGAATGCTTCCAGAAGCTGTTTGGGACATGCCAAGAATTGGTACTTTTAATTTACATGGTTCTTTATTGCCAGATTATAGAGGTGCTGCGCCTATTAATTGGGCAATTATTAATGGTGAAAAGGTAACAGGTGTAACAACTTTCTTTTTACAACATGAAATTGATACTGGTGATGTTATTCTCCAGCAAGAAGAGCCAATCTTAGAAGAAGATACTGTAGGAGATGTTTACGGTAGGTTGATGCAAGTAGGTGGTGAACTTGTTTTAAAAACGGTTCAATTAGTAGAAAAAGGTGATTACGAAACCACACCTCAGAAGATAGTTGGAGAACCTAAAATGGCTCCTAAAATATTTAAAGAGACCTGTAAAGTAGATTTTTCTAAAGATACAGCAACAGTTTATAACTTTATTAGAGGGCTTTCACCTTATCCAGCTGCTTGGACTGAAATTCTTGGGAAAACTTACAAATTATTTAAAGTATCTAAGGTTTATGATGCCACTTTAGAAGCAAATGCTGATGGGTTTGTAACAGATAATAAATCTTACTTCTATATTAAAACTGCTGATGGATTTATCTCTGTAGATGAATGGCAAATGCAGGGTAAAAAGAGAATGGAATTAAAAGCTTTCCTTTTAGGTACTAAATTCTAG